Proteins co-encoded in one Podarcis muralis chromosome 12, rPodMur119.hap1.1, whole genome shotgun sequence genomic window:
- the GGCT gene encoding gamma-glutamylcyclotransferase isoform X2 translates to MRIHALPPGHPGRRRRSARQPMGRAGGGSPNGGVARPVSAAGCPAGVLLLLLRAPFLQMETFKHCTLTGLGEGLDFQSFGNESISYFAYGSNLLRERIMLRNPSAVFLTLAQLLDYKLAFGSHHGKPSSSWHGSTATIIHSPGDEVWGVVWRMSPTDLPSLDRQEGVEQGIYIPIEVTVQTQEGKTLKSRSYQMTDYVLGLPSPQYKKVICMGAKQNGLPVDYQKKLDSIQTNDYAGPVPVFDEIEAALSENEITKE, encoded by the exons ATGCGCATCCACGCGCTCCCACCTGGGCATCCGGGAAGGCGACGGAGGTCGGCTCGGCAGCCAATGGGAAGGGCCGGCGGCGGCTCACCCAATGGCGGCGTCGCGCGGCCCGTCTCGGCCGCTGGGTGTCCTGCCGgcgttctgctgctgctgctg AGGGCTCCTTTCTTGCAGATGGAAACCTTTAAGCACTGTACACTGACCGGATTGGGTGAAGGGCTGGATTTCCAAAGCTTCGGGAATGAAAGCATATCGTATTTTGCCTACGGTAGTAACCTGCTGCGGGAGAGGATAATGTTAAGAAACCCGTCTGCCGTTTTTCTCACCCTGGCACAGCTACTG GATTACAAACTTGCTTTTGGCTCTCATCATGGCAAGCCCAGTTCTAGCTGGCATGGAAGTACAGCAACTATAATCCATAGTCCTGGCGATGAAGTGTGGGGAGTCGTATGGAGAATGAGTCCTACCGATTTACCTTCTCTGGATAG ACAAGAGGGAGTTGAACAAGGTATTTACATCCCAATAGAAGTTACAGTCCAGACTCAAGAAGGGAAAACACTTAAGAGTCGTAGCTACCAAATGACAGACTATGTCTTAGGCCTTCCTTCCCCGCAGTATAAAAAG GTCATTTGCATGGGTGCAAAGCAGAACGGTTTGCCAGTGGACTACCAGAAGAAATTAGACTCTATACAGACGAATGACTATGCAGGACCCGTGccggtttttgatgaaattgaagCTGCCCTCAGCGAAAATGAGATAACGAAAGAATAA
- the GGCT gene encoding gamma-glutamylcyclotransferase isoform X5 — MRIHALPPGHPGRRRRSARQPMGRAGGGSPNGGVARPVSAAGCPAGVLLLLLLRAPFLQMETFKHCTLTGLGEGLDFQSFGNESISYFAYGSNLLRERIMLRNPSAVFLTLAQLLDYKLAFGSHHGKPSSSWHGSTATIIHSPGDEVWGVVWRMSPTDLPSLDRSFAWVQSRTVCQWTTRRN; from the exons ATGCGCATCCACGCGCTCCCACCTGGGCATCCGGGAAGGCGACGGAGGTCGGCTCGGCAGCCAATGGGAAGGGCCGGCGGCGGCTCACCCAATGGCGGCGTCGCGCGGCCCGTCTCGGCCGCTGGGTGTCCTGCCGgcgttctgctgctgctgctgctgag GGCTCCTTTCTTGCAGATGGAAACCTTTAAGCACTGTACACTGACCGGATTGGGTGAAGGGCTGGATTTCCAAAGCTTCGGGAATGAAAGCATATCGTATTTTGCCTACGGTAGTAACCTGCTGCGGGAGAGGATAATGTTAAGAAACCCGTCTGCCGTTTTTCTCACCCTGGCACAGCTACTG GATTACAAACTTGCTTTTGGCTCTCATCATGGCAAGCCCAGTTCTAGCTGGCATGGAAGTACAGCAACTATAATCCATAGTCCTGGCGATGAAGTGTGGGGAGTCGTATGGAGAATGAGTCCTACCGATTTACCTTCTCTGGATAG GTCATTTGCATGGGTGCAAAGCAGAACGGTTTGCCAGTGGACTACCAGAAGAAATTAG
- the GGCT gene encoding gamma-glutamylcyclotransferase isoform X3 — MRIHALPPGHPGRRRRSARQPMGRAGGGSPNGGVARPVSAAGCPAGVLLLLLLRAPFLQMETFKHCTLTGLGEGLDFQSFGNESISYFAYGSNLLRERIMLRNPSAVFLTLAQLLDYKLAFGSHHGKPSSSWHGSTATIIHSPGDEVWGVVWRMSPTDLPSLDRQEGVEQGIYIPIEVTVQTQEGKTLKSRSYQMTDYVLGLPSPQYKKNQLNLPNL, encoded by the exons ATGCGCATCCACGCGCTCCCACCTGGGCATCCGGGAAGGCGACGGAGGTCGGCTCGGCAGCCAATGGGAAGGGCCGGCGGCGGCTCACCCAATGGCGGCGTCGCGCGGCCCGTCTCGGCCGCTGGGTGTCCTGCCGgcgttctgctgctgctgctgctgag GGCTCCTTTCTTGCAGATGGAAACCTTTAAGCACTGTACACTGACCGGATTGGGTGAAGGGCTGGATTTCCAAAGCTTCGGGAATGAAAGCATATCGTATTTTGCCTACGGTAGTAACCTGCTGCGGGAGAGGATAATGTTAAGAAACCCGTCTGCCGTTTTTCTCACCCTGGCACAGCTACTG GATTACAAACTTGCTTTTGGCTCTCATCATGGCAAGCCCAGTTCTAGCTGGCATGGAAGTACAGCAACTATAATCCATAGTCCTGGCGATGAAGTGTGGGGAGTCGTATGGAGAATGAGTCCTACCGATTTACCTTCTCTGGATAG ACAAGAGGGAGTTGAACAAGGTATTTACATCCCAATAGAAGTTACAGTCCAGACTCAAGAAGGGAAAACACTTAAGAGTCGTAGCTACCAAATGACAGACTATGTCTTAGGCCTTCCTTCCCCGCAGTATAAAAAG AACCAGCTGAACCTGCCAAACCTGTGA
- the GGCT gene encoding gamma-glutamylcyclotransferase isoform X1, translating to MRIHALPPGHPGRRRRSARQPMGRAGGGSPNGGVARPVSAAGCPAGVLLLLLLRAPFLQMETFKHCTLTGLGEGLDFQSFGNESISYFAYGSNLLRERIMLRNPSAVFLTLAQLLDYKLAFGSHHGKPSSSWHGSTATIIHSPGDEVWGVVWRMSPTDLPSLDRQEGVEQGIYIPIEVTVQTQEGKTLKSRSYQMTDYVLGLPSPQYKKVICMGAKQNGLPVDYQKKLDSIQTNDYAGPVPVFDEIEAALSENEITKE from the exons ATGCGCATCCACGCGCTCCCACCTGGGCATCCGGGAAGGCGACGGAGGTCGGCTCGGCAGCCAATGGGAAGGGCCGGCGGCGGCTCACCCAATGGCGGCGTCGCGCGGCCCGTCTCGGCCGCTGGGTGTCCTGCCGgcgttctgctgctgctgctgctgag GGCTCCTTTCTTGCAGATGGAAACCTTTAAGCACTGTACACTGACCGGATTGGGTGAAGGGCTGGATTTCCAAAGCTTCGGGAATGAAAGCATATCGTATTTTGCCTACGGTAGTAACCTGCTGCGGGAGAGGATAATGTTAAGAAACCCGTCTGCCGTTTTTCTCACCCTGGCACAGCTACTG GATTACAAACTTGCTTTTGGCTCTCATCATGGCAAGCCCAGTTCTAGCTGGCATGGAAGTACAGCAACTATAATCCATAGTCCTGGCGATGAAGTGTGGGGAGTCGTATGGAGAATGAGTCCTACCGATTTACCTTCTCTGGATAG ACAAGAGGGAGTTGAACAAGGTATTTACATCCCAATAGAAGTTACAGTCCAGACTCAAGAAGGGAAAACACTTAAGAGTCGTAGCTACCAAATGACAGACTATGTCTTAGGCCTTCCTTCCCCGCAGTATAAAAAG GTCATTTGCATGGGTGCAAAGCAGAACGGTTTGCCAGTGGACTACCAGAAGAAATTAGACTCTATACAGACGAATGACTATGCAGGACCCGTGccggtttttgatgaaattgaagCTGCCCTCAGCGAAAATGAGATAACGAAAGAATAA
- the GGCT gene encoding gamma-glutamylcyclotransferase isoform X4, with the protein METFKHCTLTGLGEGLDFQSFGNESISYFAYGSNLLRERIMLRNPSAVFLTLAQLLDYKLAFGSHHGKPSSSWHGSTATIIHSPGDEVWGVVWRMSPTDLPSLDRQEGVEQGIYIPIEVTVQTQEGKTLKSRSYQMTDYVLGLPSPQYKKVICMGAKQNGLPVDYQKKLDSIQTNDYAGPVPVFDEIEAALSENEITKE; encoded by the exons ATGGAAACCTTTAAGCACTGTACACTGACCGGATTGGGTGAAGGGCTGGATTTCCAAAGCTTCGGGAATGAAAGCATATCGTATTTTGCCTACGGTAGTAACCTGCTGCGGGAGAGGATAATGTTAAGAAACCCGTCTGCCGTTTTTCTCACCCTGGCACAGCTACTG GATTACAAACTTGCTTTTGGCTCTCATCATGGCAAGCCCAGTTCTAGCTGGCATGGAAGTACAGCAACTATAATCCATAGTCCTGGCGATGAAGTGTGGGGAGTCGTATGGAGAATGAGTCCTACCGATTTACCTTCTCTGGATAG ACAAGAGGGAGTTGAACAAGGTATTTACATCCCAATAGAAGTTACAGTCCAGACTCAAGAAGGGAAAACACTTAAGAGTCGTAGCTACCAAATGACAGACTATGTCTTAGGCCTTCCTTCCCCGCAGTATAAAAAG GTCATTTGCATGGGTGCAAAGCAGAACGGTTTGCCAGTGGACTACCAGAAGAAATTAGACTCTATACAGACGAATGACTATGCAGGACCCGTGccggtttttgatgaaattgaagCTGCCCTCAGCGAAAATGAGATAACGAAAGAATAA